A region from the Corylus avellana chromosome ca7, CavTom2PMs-1.0 genome encodes:
- the LOC132186466 gene encoding vacuolar sorting protein 39-like: protein MVHSAYDSFELLSNCPTKIDAVESYGSKLLLGCSDGSLKIYAPESSGSDRPPPSDYHVQAQELRNEPYALERNVSGFSKKPLVSMQVLESRELLLSLSESIAFHKLPNLETNAVITKAKGANVYSWDDRRGFLCFARQKRVCIFRHDGGRGFVEVKEYNVPDMVKSMSWCGENICLGIRKEYTILNATNGALTEVFPSGRLASPLVVSLPSGELLLGKVLFSLLAVDILLSGTGIAH from the exons ATGGTACACAGTGCCTACGATTCCTTCGAGCTCCTCAGCAACTGCCCTACCAAGATCGACGCTGTCGAATCGTACGGCTCAAAGCTCCTCCTCGGCTGCTCCGATGGGTCCCTCAAAATCTACGCTCCCGAATCCTCGGGCTCCGATCGCCCTCCGCCGTCCGATTACCATGTTCAGGCGCAAGAGCTGCGCAATGAACCGTACGCACTAGAGAGAAACGTGTCCGGGTTCTCGAAGAAGCCTCTGGTCTCGATGCAGGTCCTGGAGTCGAGGGAGCTTCTTCTATCGCTCTCGGAATCGATCGCGTTCCATAAGCTCCCCAATTTGGAGACCAACGCTGTGATCACCAAAGCGAAGGGCGCGAATGTGTACTCGTGGGACGATCGGAGAGGCTTCTTGTGCTTCGCGAGGCAAAAGAGGGTCTGTATTTTCAGACATGACG GGGGTCGAGGATTTGTGGAGGTGAAAGAATATAATGTTCCGGATATGGTGAAGTCGATGTCTTGGTGTGGTGAGAATATATGTTTGGGTATTAGAAAAGAATACACGATACTAAACGCCACTAATGGTGCATTGACTGAAGTATTTCCTTCCGGGAGGCTAGCCTCACCTTTGGTGGTCTCTCTTCCTTCGGGGGAACTTCTTCTTGGGAAggtattattttctttgttggCTGTTGATATTCTGCTTTCGGGGACAGGAATTGCTCATTGA
- the LOC132187511 gene encoding protein AE7-like 1, which translates to MTLGLINANPVVHAKKERVARTEDLHGDDAVDPLEIYDFVRDIRDPEHPYSLEQLSVLSEESITVDDKLGRILITFTPTIQHCSMATVIGLCLRVKLKHYFPPHYKVDIKVSPGSHANEESVNKQLNDKERVAAALENPNLRQLVDECLYSNDL; encoded by the exons ATGACGCTGGGTCTTATCAACGCCAACCCCGTGGTTCACGCTAAGAAGGAAAGGGTCGCTCGCACCGAAGATCTTCACGGAGACGACGCCGTTGATCCTCTAGAAATCTATg ATTTCGTGAGGGATATAAGAGATCCGGAGCATCCCTACTCTTTGGAACAGCTCAGCGTTCTTTCGGAGGAATCGATCACCGTTGATGACAAGCTCGGTCGTATTCT GATCACTTTCACACCAACCATCCAGCACTGCAGTATGGCAACCGTAATCGGCCTATGCCTAAGAGTGAAACTAAAACATTATTTCCCTCCGCATTATAAG GTAGACATCAAAGTATCTCCTGGATCTCATGCAAACGAAGAATCAG TTAACAAGCAGTTAAATGATAAGGAAAGAGTCGCTGCGGCCTTGGAGAATCCCAACCTTCGCCAACTTGTGGATGAGTGTCTGTACTCCAATGACCTTTGA
- the LOC132188239 gene encoding LOW QUALITY PROTEIN: uncharacterized protein LOC132188239 (The sequence of the model RefSeq protein was modified relative to this genomic sequence to represent the inferred CDS: inserted 1 base in 1 codon; added 66 bases not found in genome assembly), with translation MYLLRRNPQNHQENDSSQKDAKVNELRTALGPLSGRSLKFCTDACLRRYLEARNWNVVKAKKMLEETFKWRSAYKPEEIRWHEIAHEGETGKVSRADFHDRLGRTVLIMRPGMQNTTSGEDNVRHLVYLLENAILNLPEGQEQMSWLIDFTGFSLNSNVSVKTARDIINILQNHYPERLAVAFLYSPPRIFQAFWKAVKYFLDAKTFQKVKFVYPKSKDSVELMKTYFDVENLPSEFGGKATLNYDHEEFSRLMAQDDVKTAKFWGFDEKPXHIMNAIQEKR, from the exons GTCAATGAACTCAGGACTGCTCTTGGACCTCTATCTGGACGTAGTTTAAAGTTCTGCACTGATGCATGCCTGAGGAGATATTTAGAAGCTCGGAACTGGAATGTTGTTAAGGCAAAGAAAATGTTGGAAGAGACATTCAAGTGGAGGTCCGCTTATAAGCCTGAAGAAATTCGTTGG CATGAAATAGCCCACGAAGGTGAGACTGGCAAAGTGTCCAGAGCAGATTTTCATGATCGTCTTGGAAGGACTGTGCTTATCATGAGGCCAGGGATGCAG AACACCACATCAGGAGAGGATAATGTTCGCCATTTAGTCTATCTTTTAGAAAATGCTATCCTGAACCTTCCTGAAGGTCAAGAACAAATGTCGTGGCTGATAGATTTCACTGGATTTTCATTGAACTCCAATGTCTCCGTTAAAACAGCCCGTGATATTATTAACATTTTACAAAATCACTACCCCGAGAGGCTTGCTGTTGCATTTCTGTATAGTCCACCAAGGATTTTTCAGGCATTCTGGAAG GCTGTCAAGTACTTCCTGGATGCAAAGACATTTCAGAAGGTGAAGTTTGTATACCCCAAAAGTAAAGATAGTGTTGAGCTCATGAAGACATACTTTGATGTAGAAAACCTTCCAAGCGAGTTTGGGGGAAAAGCCACCCTAAATTACGACCATGAGGAGTTCTCACGATTGATGGCCCAGGATGACGTGAAAACTGCCAAGTTCTGGGGATTTGATGAGAAGC ACCACATTATGAATGCCATTCAGGAGAAGAGGTGA